One Pomacea canaliculata isolate SZHN2017 linkage group LG9, ASM307304v1, whole genome shotgun sequence DNA segment encodes these proteins:
- the LOC112572098 gene encoding LOW QUALITY PROTEIN: glutamine--tRNA ligase-like (The sequence of the model RefSeq protein was modified relative to this genomic sequence to represent the inferred CDS: deleted 1 base in 1 codon) has translation MADLVELFVSIGLNEQKAKETLKNEQLTAFLKQVIHEAERSGNGAVRNKEMGKLIYQLATTMKSQIRSHSSLLARYIAERKITSEVQLSAALDYLLHNPLTPVDWQALEQACGVGVIITPEEIESAVESVIKQYKEDLKKQRYKFNVGKILGEAKAKLKWADGKAVKSEVDMQILDLLGPKTEADQEKPSKQKVCQVHQIEIIAEDGHVKSFMEVMGDAVKFHKPGENYKTDGYVITPRTMELLQEHLKTVGGKVHTRFPPEPNGILHIGHAKAINFNFGYAKGMGGNCYLRYDDTNPEKEEERFFHAIRDMVEWLGYKPFKVTYASDNFEKLYECAVELIKRGHAYVCHQRPEELKGFNTPDSPWRDRPVEESLQLFEDMRKGKINEGEATLRMKTTLEEGKKDPVAYRIKFTPHHRTGDKWCIYPTYDFTHCLCDSIENITHSLCTKEFQSRRSSYYWLCNVLDMYCPVQWEYGRLNLNYTVVSKRKIAKLISEGFVRDWDDPRLFTLTALRRRGFPAEAINYFCAKVGVTMAQTVIDPIMLESCVREVLNVVAPRAMAVLEPLKVVIENFPADVTRREVTVPNFPGDESRGSHIVPFTEVVFIERSDFREDADKNYKRLAVNQPVGLRHTGFVISVDRVIKNSEGEITELRVKCNSASDAAKPKGFIHWVSEPLPCEVRLYERLFLHKNPEDSNEVPGGFLSDVNRDSLTVLSNAVVDVSVRSAKVFDRFQFERNGFFSVDPDSTPDRLVFNRTVTLKEDPGKH, from the exons ATGGCGGACCTCGTGGAACTGTTCGTTAGTATTGGCTTGAATGAACAGAAGGCCAAAGAGACACTGAAAAATGAACAGCTGACAGCATTCTTGAAACAGGTCATCCATGAG GCTGAACGCAGTGGAAATGGAGCGGTGAGGAATAAGGAGATGGGCAAGCTGATATACCAGTTAGCCACAACAATGAAGTCCCAGATCCGTAGTCACAGCTCACTCTTAGCTAGATATATTGCTGAGCGCAAGATCACTTCGGAAGTGCAGCTGTCAG CTGCATTAGATTACTTGCTGCACAACCCTCTGACTCCTGTAGAT TGGCAAGCTCTTGAACAGGCTTGTGGAGTGGGTGTGATCATCACACCTGAAGAGATCGAAAGTGCT GTTGAGTCTGTCATCAAACAGTACAAAGAGGATCTGAAGAAGCAGAGATACAAATTTAATGTGGGAAAGATTCTTG GTGAAGCTAAGGCAAAGCTGAAGTGGGCTGATGGGAAAGCAGTGAAGAGTGAAGTTGACATGCAG ATTCTGGACTTACTTGGGCCAAAGACTGAAGCTGACCAGGAAAAACCATCCAAACAGAAAGTATGTCAAGTGCATCAAATAGAAA TTATTGCTGAAGATGGTCATGTAAAGTCTTTCATGGAAGTCATGGGGGATGCTGTAAAATTCCATAAGCCAG GAGAAAATTATAAGACTGATGGCTATGTTATTACACCTCGTACAATGGAGCTACTGCAAGAACATTTGAAAACTGTTGGTGGAAAG GTTCACACTAGGTTTCCACCAGAACCAAATGGCATTCTTCATATTGGACATGCTAAGGCCATCAATTTCAACTTCGGCTACGCCAag gGCATGGGAGGAAATTGCTATCTGCGTTATGATGACACCAAcccagaaaaggaagaagagcgTTTTTTTCATGCCATCAGAGATATGGTTGAATGGCTAG GCTACAAGCCCTTTAAGGTGACGTATGCCTCAGACAACTTTGAAAAGCTGTACGAGTGTGCCGTGGAACTTATAAAACGAGGCCATGCATATGTCTGCCATCAGCGACCTGAGGAACTCAAAGGATTCAATACCCCTGATTCTCCTTGGCGAGATCGCCCAGTGGAGGAATCTCTTCAGCTGTTTGAG GATATGAGGAAAGGCAAAATCAATGAAGGGGAGGCCACTTTGAGAATGAAGACAACATTAGAAGAAGGGAAAAAGGACCCTGTGGCATACCGTATCAAGTTTACACCTCACCATCGCACTGGTGACAAGTG gtgcATCTACCCAACTTATGATTTTACACACTGTCTGTGTGATTCCATAGAAAATATAACACATTCTCTGTGCACGAAGGAGTTTCAGTCAAg ACGTTCATCCTATTACTGGCTGTGCAATGTGCTGGACATGTACTGTCCTGTACAGTGGGAGTATGGTCGTCTCAACCTTAACTACACAGTTGTGTCTAAAAGGAAGATTGCCAAACTTATATCAGAGGGATTTGTAAG GGACTGGGATGACCCTCGTCTGTTTACACTGACAGCATTACGACGTAGAGGTTTCCCTGCAGAAGCCATTAACTACTTCTGTGCTAAG GTTGGTGTCACAATGGCTCAGACCGTTATAGATCCCATCATGCTAGAGTCATGTGTCAGAGAGGTGCTCAACGTTGTAGCACCTAG GGCGATGGCAGTCCTGGAGCCTCTGAAAGTTGTTATTGAGAACTTCCCTGCAGATGTCACTCGACGTGAGGTCACGGTACCTAACTTTCCCGGAGATGAGTCCAGGGGCAGCCACATTGTACCCTTCActgaagttgtttttattgagCGATCTGACTTTAGAGAG GATGCTGACAAAAACTACAAGCGCCTTGCTGTGAATCAACCTGTTGGTCTTCGACATACAGGCTTTGTCATTAGTGTGGATAGAGTCATAAAG AACTCTGAGGGCGAAATCACAGAGCTTAGAGTAAAGTGCAACAGTGCTTCTGATGCTGCAAAACCCAAGGGATTTATTCACTGGGTTTCTGAACCATTACCTTGTGAAGTTAGGCTGTATGAAAGATT ATTTCTCCACAAAAACCCAGAGGATTCAAATGAGGTGCCAGGAGGATTTCTGTCAGATGTCAACAGA GACTCTCTGACAGTTCTGTCAAATGCCGTGGTTGATGTGTCTGTACGTTCGGCCAAGGTCTTTGACAGGTTCCAGTTTGAGAGGAATGGATTTTTTAGCGTGGACCCAGACAGCACTCCAGACAGG CTGGTGTTCAACCGAACAGTGACCCTCAAAGAAGATCCTGGGAAACATTGA
- the LOC112572097 gene encoding pre-mRNA-splicing factor 18-like — protein sequence MDYLTEMKAEIEKRKRQLEDNDVMVPGKKYFKRGVLSAKEREEYIRKHYQVESPNKPQESQTMGKDQPEKSKPLEEEKVSQLPRKEVIRKLRDRGEPITLFGETHYESYLRLKRLESLVPDFKNMGVGDNDFKAAMDAVDQQYLNDIISSSDRPSEATSTDVSVKDDGTREKDIQTMRAEIGTGDGNKDQDIILRFFKFLMKEWGERLNSRPLEEKRTTRGKMASATHSQTVSYLKPLFRQLKQKKVEEGLLESFVIIVQNMMDRDYIKANDAYLEMAIGNAPWPIGVTMVGIHARTGREKISSRYVAHVLNDETQRKYIQAIKRLITQCQKIFPTDPSRSFNYQCPV from the exons ATGGATTACTTAACAGAAATGAAAGCTGAAATAGAAAAGAGGAAACGGCAGCTTGAAGATAATGATGTCATG GTACCaggcaagaaatatttcaagcgAGGGGTCCTGtcagcaaaagaaagagaagaatacaTAAGAAAGCATTACCAAGTTGAGTCTCCAAATAAACCACAG GAATCTCAAACAATGGGGAAAGACCAACCAGAAAAATCCAAACCACTTGAAGAGGAAAAAGTATCACAGCTTCCAAGGAAGGAG GTGATTCGAAAACTACGTGACAGAGGAGAGCCTATCACACTGTTTGGAGAAACACACTATGAATCTTATCTGCGTCTCAAACGTTTGGAAAGCTTAGTACCAGACTTCAAGAATATG GGGGTAGGTGACAATGACTTCAAAGCTGCCATGGATGCAGTTGATCAACAATATCTCAATGACATTATATCATCTTCTGACAGACCGTCTGAAGCAACTAGTACTGATGTGTCTGTGAAAGATGATGGTACCAGGGAGAAAGACATTCAG aCAATGCGTGCAGAAATTGGAACAGGAGATGGGAACAAAGATCAGGACATCATTCTCAGGTTCTTTAAG tttttaatgaAAGAGTGGGGAGAAAGATTGAATTCTCGACCTTTGGAAGAGAAACGAACAACAAGAGGCAAGATGGCAAGCGCAACACATTCACAGACAGTGTCATACCTAAAGCCTCTATTTCGTCAGCTCAAACAGAAA AAAGTGGAGGAAGGTTTGCTTGAGAGTTTTGTGATAATTGTGCAAAATATGATGGACAGGGACTACATCAAG GCTAATGATGCATATTTGGAAATGGCTATCGGCAATGCCCCATGGCCCATTGGTGTAACTATGGTTGGCATTCATGCACGTACTGGCCGAGAAAAGATCTCTTCACGATATGTTGCACACGTGTTGAATGATGAAACTCAGCGC